The Coregonus clupeaformis isolate EN_2021a chromosome 3, ASM2061545v1, whole genome shotgun sequence genome includes a region encoding these proteins:
- the LOC121538264 gene encoding uncharacterized protein LOC121538264 yields MEANRLTLLLAAAVASVQVPEPSLSLSNERTSIERTYELTKYLEHQLREIKDTYLSYLGPPFSDPDFSPPRPNSTTLSLPSAATRLELWRGLENRARLAQNQRAYSVLLGAVRELARSTLCPYLQSSLLHFSTGLDSLLGSISSLMNTQGYALPPAGIEAQYLQRDTGGDREAMGRRPSPLMSQGLYKAGAEAGPKRHPLGDQMGAGTTRGAVRGQKEESTRREMTERERGRAGRRAEVTGAVVRSVGSRQEERGERGRKGRRREAEDREGASEDREELERRGGRDRWGRRLLSVSEEGERTVKQGPLDSDARVTLSFSDRQTFPQQQQLLNNNNNNNYDHNNLYSYNFNYHPQNKDRAREGDTENRATEEEQYIIRESASLPSSSPSFHPQRRSPRSLFSPPLSPLSLFYPFGTGPGEGHTLLSEPVPLSLRRGPPLLPPPPLPPILSSSPLLAVRPALNDFSRKVEGFWVLRELQSWLWRSAKDFNRLKKRLRV; encoded by the exons ATGGAGGCCAATCGG CTCACACTGCTATTGGCTGCAGCCGTAGCATCGGTCCAGGTCCCAGAGCCCTCCCTCAGCCTGTCCAATGAGAGGACTTCCATTGAGAGGACGTATGAGCTGACCAAGTACCTGGAGCATCAGCTGAGAGAGATAAAGGACACCTAT cTATCCTACCTGGGCCCTCCGTTCAGTGATCCAGACTTCTCCCCTCCACGGCCCAACAGCACGACACTATCCCTGCCCAGCGCGGCCACCCGTCTGGAGCTGTGGCGGGGCCTGGAGAACCGTGCCAGGCTCGCCCAGAACCAGAGGGCCTACTCTGTCCTGCTGGGGGCGGTGAGGGAGCTGGCCCGCTCCACCCTCTGCCCCTACCTCCAGAGCTCCCTGCTGCACTTCTCTACAGGCCTGGACAGTCTGCTGGGGTCTATATCAAGCCTCATGAACACTCAGGGGTATGCCCTGCCTCCTGCTGGGATCGAGGCGCAGTACCTGCAGAGAGACAcagggggtgacagagaggcgATGGGACGCAGGCCATCTCCACTGATGAGTCAGGGTCTCTATAAGGCAGGGGCGGAGGCGGGGCCAAAGAGGCATCCTCTTGGTGATCAGATGGGTGCTGGGACCACCAGAGGGGCGGTGAGAGGACAAAAGGAGGAGAGCACCAGGAGagaaatgacagagagagagagggggagagcgggtAGGAGAGCGGAGGTGACTGGGGCTGTGGTTAGGAGCGTGGGATcgaggcaggaggagagaggggagcgagggaggaaagggaggagaagagaggcagAAGATCGGGAGGGGGCTAGTGAAGACAGGGAAGAgttggagagaaggggagggagggacagatggGGGAGGAGGCTGCTGAGTGTttcagaggaaggagagagaacagTGAAGCAGGGTCCACTGGACTCTGACGCCAGAGTCACTCTGTCCttttcagacagacagaccttcccccaacaacaacaactcctaaacaacaataacaacaacaactacgATCACAACAACCTCTACAGCTACAACTTCAACTACCACCCCCAAAATAAGGACAGAGCCAGAGAGGGGGATACAGAAAACAGGGCGACAGAGGAGGAACAATACATCATCCGAGAGTCTgcatccctcccttcctcctctccatccttccatccccaGCGTCGATCCCCTCGCTCCTtattctccccccccctctcgcccctctccctcttctaccCGTTTGGCACGGGGCCGGGGGAGGGACACACCCTGTTGTCAGAACCAGTTCCACTGTCATTGAGGAGGGGTCCCCCCTTGCTGccgccccctcctctgccccccattctgtcctcctcccctctgctGGCGGTGCGGCCAGCACTCAACGACTTCTCCAGGAAGGTGGAGGGCTTCTGGGTACTGAGGGAACTGCAGAGCTGGCTGTGGCGCTCCGCCAAGGACTTCAACCGCCTCAAGAAGAGACTCCGagtctga